In Uranotaenia lowii strain MFRU-FL chromosome 2, ASM2978415v1, whole genome shotgun sequence, one genomic interval encodes:
- the LOC129749463 gene encoding collagenase-like, whose product MKGVFILLFCLTFVQAGLPFESAIPVLEAQSIGRDPRIVNGNPAPAGRFPYQVWLLGQGAVGHACGGSLITYDWILTAAHCVTGITRCYVTMGTINRNQPEFIGQSTHFIAHPQYNRDNLNNDVGLILLESPAPKNSPNIKPIDLPNPGRFGETFVNKRATVSGFGTTVDSNLYGPSEVLNWIDVTVISNDECANVFGPFLVIDSTICAKGADDLSQGPCFGDSGGPLTIQENGTSLQIGVASFVSSNGCSSGRPAGYARISYYVEWINGITSSGQRLGASILSVMGLLIVHVHSRNRS is encoded by the exons ATGAAAGGCGTTTTTATACTGCTTTTTTGTCTAACTTTCGTCCAG GCTGGACTGCCGTTTGAAAGTGCGATTCCTGTTCTTGAAGCTCAGAGTATCGGAAGGGATCCTCGCATCGTCAATGGAAATCCCGCTCCAGCTGGACGATTTCCGTATCAAGTATGGCTCCTCGGCCAGGGAGCTGTAGGCCATGCATGTGGAGGATCGTTGATAACCTACGACTGGATATTGACGGCGGCCCATTGCGTAACTGGAATAACTCGATGTTACGTAACCATGGGAACCATCAACCGCAATCAGCCGGAGTTTATCGGGCAATCTACTCACTTTATCGCTCATCCACAGTATAACAGAGACAATCTGAATAATGACGTTGGACTGATATTGCTTGAGTCGCCGGCTCCAAAGAACTCTC ctAACATCAAACCGATTGATCTACCTAATCCAGGACGTTTTGGAGAAACCTTTGTGAATAAGCGAGCCACAGTTTCTGGTTTTGGAACTACCGTAGACAGTAATCTATATGGACCATCTGAAGTGTTGAACTGGATCGATGTTACAGTCATCTCGAATGACGAATGTGCTAATGTTTTTGGGCCATTTTTGGTGATTGATTCAACGATATGTGCTAAGGGGGCAGATGATCTTAGCCAGGGTCCATGTTTTGGAGATTCCGGAGGCCCGTTGACTATTCAAGAAAACGGAACCAGTTTGCAAATTGGAGTGGCTTCGTTCGTTTCCTCGAATGGATGTTCATCGGGCAGGCCGGCAGGATACGCCCGGATCAGCTATTACGTTGAATGGATCAATGGAATAACATCATCAGGGCAAAGACTTGGGGCATCGATTCTATCCGTTATGGGACTCCTGATAGTTCATGTTCACTCGCGAAACAGAAgttga